A genomic segment from Lignipirellula cremea encodes:
- the mtaB gene encoding tRNA (N(6)-L-threonylcarbamoyladenosine(37)-C(2))-methylthiotransferase MtaB: MPAKLKTVTLGCKVNQYETEYVRQGLVGIGYEDASEGETADLCVVNTCTVTNEGDSKSRQIIRRLARDNPQARIVVMGCYATRAPEEVAALPQVAEVVVDKRELPDLLGRFGVVDIPTGLSNFGDRSRAYIKVQDGCLLRCSYCIIPQVRPQMYSRPVADILAEAERLVDNGYREIVLTGVHLGHFGVDSNFNRPREEWLRLSSLVRDLCRLPGDFRLRLSSIEATEVTRDLLDAIGEAGDKVCSHFHICMQSGSDSVLRRMKRRWGVQRFLDRCRLVRETLDRPAITTDVIVGFPGETDEEFEQTCQACVDAQFSKIHMFPFSARRGTPAADMPDQVTKVVKGERGKRLAEIEADLRRDYYATLIGMPLQVLAEAEATDAPGRLIGTSCRYAPVEFNGELSARGTILEVTPHAAAEDRLLA, from the coding sequence ATGCCGGCCAAACTGAAGACCGTCACCTTGGGCTGCAAGGTCAACCAGTACGAAACAGAGTATGTGCGCCAGGGACTGGTCGGGATTGGCTATGAGGACGCCAGCGAAGGAGAAACGGCCGATCTGTGCGTGGTGAATACGTGCACCGTCACCAACGAAGGCGACTCCAAAAGCCGGCAAATCATCAGGCGCCTGGCCCGCGATAATCCGCAGGCCCGGATCGTGGTGATGGGCTGCTACGCCACCCGGGCGCCAGAGGAAGTGGCCGCCCTGCCGCAAGTGGCGGAAGTGGTGGTCGATAAACGGGAGCTGCCCGACTTGCTGGGGCGGTTTGGCGTGGTCGACATTCCGACGGGCCTCTCCAATTTTGGCGATCGCTCCCGTGCGTATATCAAGGTGCAGGACGGATGTCTCTTGCGGTGCAGCTATTGCATCATCCCGCAGGTGCGGCCGCAAATGTACAGCCGGCCGGTCGCCGACATTCTGGCCGAGGCCGAACGCCTGGTCGATAACGGCTATCGCGAGATCGTGCTGACCGGCGTCCACCTGGGGCACTTTGGCGTTGATTCCAACTTCAATCGCCCGCGCGAAGAGTGGCTGCGGTTGTCGAGCCTGGTCCGCGATTTGTGCCGTCTGCCGGGCGACTTTCGTCTGCGACTGTCAAGCATCGAAGCGACTGAAGTCACGCGCGATCTGCTCGATGCGATTGGCGAAGCAGGCGACAAAGTCTGCAGCCATTTCCACATTTGCATGCAAAGCGGATCCGATAGCGTGCTCCGCCGCATGAAGCGTCGCTGGGGCGTACAGCGGTTCCTGGATCGCTGCCGTCTGGTGCGAGAGACACTTGATCGGCCGGCCATCACGACCGATGTCATCGTCGGCTTTCCCGGCGAAACCGACGAGGAATTCGAACAAACCTGCCAGGCCTGCGTAGACGCGCAGTTCTCCAAGATCCACATGTTCCCGTTCAGCGCCCGTCGCGGCACGCCGGCCGCCGACATGCCGGACCAGGTGACCAAGGTCGTCAAAGGAGAACGCGGCAAACGACTGGCTGAGATTGAAGCCGATCTCCGCCGCGACTATTACGCCACCCTGATTGGGATGCCTTTGCAGGTGCTGGCGGAAGCAGAAGCGACCGACGCCCCCGGACGGCTGATTGGCACTTCCTGCCGATACGCGCCGGTGGAGTTTAACGGTGAGTTGTCCGCCCGGGGAACCATTCTCGAAGTCACCCCGCACGCCGCCGCCGAAGATCGCTTGCTGGCTTGA
- a CDS encoding TerB family tellurite resistance protein — MLAFILIYGTRGISWTTSTGDFHCPECETQCGYKCKKVRIWFTLYFIPVIPLHSAGEYVHCSTCRSAFDKDILYYNRSQAPGAPAASSYEDPDAYSNPLAPASPMQGYGATGGYTAPPAPSFTPPPAYSAAPSYSPSPYSSTPSPAYNPSPTYAAQDPEAKFQQQFHEGMVRAMVLLCVADGGVTPADRRVMQSMMQRVSGNSFDQAIQKWVQHLTSATPADYVTYLKRVAPHLQAKHRVILVSGLWETSNATTLSAGKRQMLTQTPPALGMSNDEFKAIIARKS; from the coding sequence ATGCTTGCTTTCATTTTGATCTACGGCACGCGTGGTATTTCGTGGACCACTTCCACCGGCGACTTTCATTGCCCGGAGTGCGAAACGCAATGTGGTTATAAATGCAAGAAAGTAAGGATCTGGTTTACCCTCTACTTTATTCCCGTCATTCCCCTGCATTCGGCGGGCGAGTACGTGCACTGCAGCACCTGCCGGTCGGCGTTTGATAAGGACATTTTGTATTACAACAGGTCCCAGGCGCCCGGCGCCCCGGCCGCTTCCTCCTATGAGGATCCCGACGCGTATAGCAATCCTTTGGCTCCTGCCAGCCCGATGCAAGGCTACGGGGCTACTGGCGGCTACACCGCACCGCCGGCTCCATCGTTCACGCCGCCCCCTGCATATTCTGCCGCGCCCTCTTACAGTCCATCGCCCTACAGTTCGACTCCCAGTCCCGCCTACAATCCGTCGCCGACCTATGCCGCGCAGGATCCGGAAGCGAAGTTCCAGCAGCAGTTCCATGAAGGAATGGTGCGAGCCATGGTGCTGTTGTGCGTGGCCGACGGCGGCGTCACCCCGGCCGATCGCCGCGTGATGCAATCCATGATGCAACGGGTGTCCGGAAATTCGTTCGACCAGGCAATCCAGAAGTGGGTGCAGCACCTGACCAGCGCCACGCCCGCCGATTATGTCACTTACCTGAAACGGGTGGCGCCGCACCTGCAGGCGAAGCACCGGGTAATTCTCGTCAGCGGATTATGGGAAACGTCCAACGCCACCACGCTGTCGGCGGGAAAACGGCAGATGCTGACCCAGACGCCTCCGGCTCTGGGAATGTCGAACGACGAATTCAAAGCCATCATCGCCCGCAAGTCCTGA
- a CDS encoding DUF6263 family protein, with protein MKIQIISPAALLALLAVLAPGVAQGEQLFRWQLESGQQLAVRSTQSTQVQRVVQGNALKMSLETAIDMQWKVDSVDNDGVASITQTIRRIVLRMNTPEAGAAAYDTASPDQAEGAADQLAAVSALIGASLQVTMTPRGELTTVKLSPQASEAVQRAARAGKLKSLLSAESLAQLLRQSLIVLPEQAVNSGDSWTADAQVASPVGRLQQSNKYTYMGETTVDEMAYDLIEVASTVELRDPPAGGENVPSSGLKVTSQEQTGKLLFDSTAGRFARVEIQQKLTSEKTYRDVVIEMESVAQLVTTFALEP; from the coding sequence ATGAAAATCCAAATCATCTCCCCGGCAGCGCTCCTGGCGCTCCTGGCAGTCCTGGCGCCTGGCGTCGCCCAGGGAGAGCAGCTGTTCCGCTGGCAGTTGGAATCGGGCCAGCAACTGGCCGTGCGCTCCACGCAGTCCACGCAGGTGCAACGCGTGGTGCAAGGCAATGCGCTGAAAATGTCGCTGGAAACGGCGATCGACATGCAATGGAAAGTCGATAGCGTCGACAACGACGGCGTCGCTTCCATCACGCAGACGATCCGTCGCATCGTGCTGAGAATGAACACGCCGGAAGCCGGCGCGGCCGCCTACGATACGGCCTCTCCCGACCAGGCCGAAGGCGCCGCGGACCAGTTGGCCGCCGTATCCGCCCTGATCGGAGCCTCGCTGCAGGTGACCATGACGCCGCGGGGCGAGCTGACCACCGTCAAACTTTCTCCCCAGGCCAGCGAGGCCGTGCAGCGTGCGGCCCGCGCCGGGAAGCTGAAGTCGCTGCTCTCCGCGGAGTCGCTCGCCCAGTTGCTGCGGCAATCGCTGATTGTGCTGCCGGAACAGGCGGTGAACTCCGGCGACAGCTGGACCGCCGACGCACAGGTGGCTTCGCCAGTTGGTCGGCTGCAGCAGTCAAACAAGTATACCTACATGGGCGAAACGACCGTGGACGAAATGGCCTATGACCTGATCGAGGTCGCCTCGACGGTCGAGCTGCGCGATCCGCCTGCTGGCGGCGAAAACGTCCCGTCGTCGGGCCTGAAAGTGACCAGCCAGGAACAAACGGGGAAGCTACTGTTTGACAGCACGGCCGGCCGGTTCGCCCGGGTGGAGATCCAGCAGAAGCTGACCTCGGAAAAAACGTATCGCGACGTCGTCATCGAAATGGAGTCCGTGGCCCAGCTGGTCACGACCTTTGCCCTGGAGCCGTAA
- a CDS encoding OmpH family outer membrane protein, giving the protein MKFAIHAALFFGVMICAVPASAQNAGVVAVIDVGKVFKNHPVFKARMDAVKQTVTDYEGVINQRREALNAQKKKQDEYNSDSPEYKRIEQALAHDIADIQVQNNMKRKEILVQETRIYYETYKEINDEIGKIASQFNIALVLNYDSTLPDPDDRASVQRGVSNPVVFQRNLDLTALVIKNLQERHPNVAGAAGPQINR; this is encoded by the coding sequence ATGAAGTTTGCTATTCACGCTGCTCTTTTCTTCGGCGTCATGATTTGCGCCGTACCGGCGTCGGCTCAAAATGCTGGGGTGGTAGCGGTCATTGATGTCGGCAAGGTGTTCAAAAATCACCCGGTTTTCAAAGCCCGGATGGACGCCGTCAAGCAGACCGTCACGGATTACGAAGGCGTGATCAACCAGCGTCGTGAAGCGCTGAACGCCCAGAAGAAAAAGCAGGACGAATACAACTCGGACAGCCCGGAATACAAGCGGATCGAACAGGCCCTGGCCCACGACATCGCTGATATCCAGGTGCAGAACAACATGAAACGTAAAGAGATCCTGGTCCAAGAGACCCGCATCTATTACGAAACGTACAAAGAAATCAACGACGAGATCGGCAAGATCGCCAGCCAGTTCAATATCGCCCTGGTGCTCAACTATGACAGCACCCTGCCCGATCCCGACGATCGTGCCTCCGTCCAACGCGGCGTGTCGAATCCGGTCGTTTTCCAGCGGAACCTGGACCTGACCGCCCTGGTCATCAAAAACCTCCAGGAACGTCACCCCAACGTGGCTGGCGCCGCTGGTCCCCAAATCAACCGCTAA
- a CDS encoding TerB family tellurite resistance protein, protein MLAFIIYGTRGMTSIKSAGSFYCPDCAGDRSYLHKQVRVWFTLYFIPLIPMHTAGEYIECDHCKTGYTPEVLSYDPVEAEQEFQERFYESLVRVMTLLCMADGGVNPVDRQVIRGMMQQIAGDPYDAMLEASEERLVSATPADFVSYLERMTPHLKQEEKATVVQVIWETANSGPLTPRREQMLQKVPEALELSTEDFQEIVSRIG, encoded by the coding sequence ATGCTGGCATTTATCATTTACGGCACCCGCGGGATGACCTCGATCAAGTCGGCCGGGTCCTTCTACTGTCCCGATTGCGCCGGCGACCGTTCTTACCTGCACAAACAGGTGCGCGTCTGGTTCACTCTTTATTTCATCCCCCTGATCCCGATGCACACCGCCGGCGAGTATATCGAGTGTGACCACTGCAAAACGGGCTATACGCCCGAGGTGCTGTCCTACGACCCGGTCGAGGCGGAACAGGAATTCCAGGAGCGGTTTTACGAGAGTCTGGTCCGCGTGATGACCCTGCTTTGTATGGCAGACGGCGGCGTCAATCCGGTCGATCGGCAGGTTATCAGGGGGATGATGCAACAGATCGCCGGCGACCCCTACGACGCCATGCTGGAAGCGAGCGAGGAAAGACTGGTTAGCGCCACGCCGGCCGATTTTGTGTCGTACCTGGAACGGATGACGCCCCACCTGAAGCAGGAAGAAAAAGCGACCGTGGTGCAGGTCATCTGGGAAACGGCGAACAGCGGTCCGCTGACTCCCCGACGCGAGCAGATGCTGCAGAAAGTGCCCGAGGCGCTGGAACTGTCGACCGAAGACTTCCAGGAGATTGTCTCCCGCATCGGTTGA